One Azoarcus sp. DN11 DNA segment encodes these proteins:
- a CDS encoding CNP1-like family protein produces MTPLQPILRGGLLALVCFSAPAFAGLFTDADPDWKEGGHTLPAAPRDGALREFFVSSASPNHFFIDEDSIAVGEDGVVRYTLVIRTPGGAKNVTNEGIRCASGTWRLYATGRSGGDWSAARDADWKPIVDNTYNRPRAALSEDHFCDGPVPPRDRDEVLRRLRGEASTFMKSGK; encoded by the coding sequence TTGACGCCGCTGCAACCCATCCTTCGCGGGGGCCTCCTGGCCCTCGTCTGTTTTTCCGCCCCGGCGTTTGCCGGCCTGTTCACCGATGCCGATCCGGACTGGAAGGAGGGCGGCCACACCCTCCCGGCAGCCCCGCGCGACGGCGCCTTGCGCGAATTCTTCGTCAGCAGCGCGTCGCCCAACCACTTTTTCATCGACGAGGACAGCATCGCTGTCGGCGAGGACGGCGTCGTCCGCTACACGCTCGTGATCCGCACGCCTGGCGGCGCGAAGAACGTGACGAACGAGGGCATCCGCTGCGCCAGCGGCACCTGGCGCCTGTACGCGACCGGCCGTTCCGGCGGTGACTGGTCGGCGGCGCGCGATGCAGACTGGAAGCCGATCGTCGACAACACCTACAATCGCCCTCGCGCGGCGCTCTCCGAGGACCATTTCTGCGACGGCCCCGTGCCCCCGCGCGACCGCGACGAAGTCCTGCGGCGCCTGCGCGGCGAAGCCAGCACCTTCATGAAATCGGGCAAATAA